A stretch of DNA from Desulfomicrobium escambiense DSM 10707:
ATCCGGGTGGAAAACACAACAACCCGCTATCGCAGCGTCTGCGGCACCGGCATCGCCACCTTGGTGGACGACGACACCCTCAAGATCGAAACGCTCAAGGCCCTGGCCGCAAAATACAAGGCGCCCTGCGTCTTCCCGATCCCCGAACGCGCCCTCGCCGCAACGAGAGTCGTGCGTGTCCGTGTCGAGTCGATGAGCGGGAAGCACTCCCGGACGACATGACCTGCTTCGCGTGAC
This window harbors:
- a CDS encoding pyridoxamine 5'-phosphate oxidase family protein, whose amino-acid sequence is MRRKDREIIEPYFMHEILQEADVISVAFNTGEFPYVLPFNFVLYGDSIFIHCAPEGRKLDLIGRDPRVAFCAAVDIRVENTTTRYRSVCGTGIATLVDDDTLKIETLKALAAKYKAPCVFPIPERALAATRVVRVRVESMSGKHSRTT